In Rattus norvegicus strain BN/NHsdMcwi chromosome 1, GRCr8, whole genome shotgun sequence, a genomic segment contains:
- the Klk1c12 gene encoding glandular kallikrein-12, submandibular/renal precursor — MWLQILFLFLSVGRIDAAPPGQSRVVGGYKCEKNSQPWQVAVINRYLCGGVLIDPSWVITAAHCYSHNYHVLLGRNNLFKDEPFAQYRFVNQSFPHPDYNPFFMKNHTLFPGDDHSNDLMLLHLSEPADITDGVKVIDLPTEEPKVGSTCLASGWSSTKPLEWEFPDDLQCVNINILSNEKCIKAHTQMVTDVMLCAGELEGGKDTCNGDSGGPLLCDGVLQGITSWSSVPCGETNRPAIYTKLIKFTSWIKEVMKENS, encoded by the exons ATGTGGCTCCAGATCCTGTTCCTCTTCCTGTCCGTGGGACGAATTG ATGCTGCACCTCCTGGCCAGTCTCGGGTTGTTGGAGGATATAAATGTGAGAAGAATTCCCAACCCTGGCAAGTGGCTGTCATCAACAGATACCTCTGCGGGGGTGTCCTGATAGACCCCAGCTGGGTGATCACGGCTGCCCACTGCTATAGCCA CAATTACCATGTTTTGCTGGGCCGAAACAACCTATTTAAAGATGAACCCTTTGCACAGTACCGGTTTGTCAACCAAAGCTTCCCTCACCCTGACTACAACCCATTCTTCATGAAGAACCACACCCTATTTCCTGGGGATGACCACAGCAATGACCTGATGCTGCTGCACCTCAGTGAGCCTGCGGACATCACAGATGGGGTGAAGGTCATCGATCTGCCCACTGAGGAGCCCAAGGTGGGGAGCACCTGCCTTGCCTCAGGTTGGAGCAGTACCAAACCCCTTGAGT GGGAATTCCCTGATGATCTCCAGTGTGTGAACATCAATATTCTCTCTAATGAGAAGTGCATCAAAGCCCACACACAGATGGTGACAGATGTCATGCTGTGTGCAGGAGAGTTGGAAGGAGGCAAAGACACTTGCAAT GGTGACTCAGGAGGCCCCCTCCTCTGTGATGGTGTGCTTCAAGGCATCACGTCCTGGAGCTCTGTCCCATGTGGCGAAACCAATAGGCCAGCTATCTACACCAAACTTATTAAGTTCACCTCCTGGATAAAAGAAGTTATGAAGGAAAACTCCTGA
- the Klk1c12 gene encoding glandular kallikrein-12, submandibular/renal isoform X1, which translates to MWLQILFLFLSVGRIDAAPPGQSRVVGGYKCEKNSQPWQVAVINRYLCGGVLIDPSWVITAAHCYSHALSNYHVLLGRNNLFKDEPFAQYRFVNQSFPHPDYNPFFMKNHTLFPGDDHSNDLMLLHLSEPADITDGVKVIDLPTEEPKVGSTCLASGWSSTKPLEWEFPDDLQCVNINILSNEKCIKAHTQMVTDVMLCAGELEGGKDTCNGDSGGPLLCDGVLQGITSWSSVPCGETNRPAIYTKLIKFTSWIKEVMKENS; encoded by the exons ATGTGGCTCCAGATCCTGTTCCTCTTCCTGTCCGTGGGACGAATTG ATGCTGCACCTCCTGGCCAGTCTCGGGTTGTTGGAGGATATAAATGTGAGAAGAATTCCCAACCCTGGCAAGTGGCTGTCATCAACAGATACCTCTGCGGGGGTGTCCTGATAGACCCCAGCTGGGTGATCACGGCTGCCCACTGCTATAGCCA TGCCCTCAGCAATTACCATGTTTTGCTGGGCCGAAACAACCTATTTAAAGATGAACCCTTTGCACAGTACCGGTTTGTCAACCAAAGCTTCCCTCACCCTGACTACAACCCATTCTTCATGAAGAACCACACCCTATTTCCTGGGGATGACCACAGCAATGACCTGATGCTGCTGCACCTCAGTGAGCCTGCGGACATCACAGATGGGGTGAAGGTCATCGATCTGCCCACTGAGGAGCCCAAGGTGGGGAGCACCTGCCTTGCCTCAGGTTGGAGCAGTACCAAACCCCTTGAGT GGGAATTCCCTGATGATCTCCAGTGTGTGAACATCAATATTCTCTCTAATGAGAAGTGCATCAAAGCCCACACACAGATGGTGACAGATGTCATGCTGTGTGCAGGAGAGTTGGAAGGAGGCAAAGACACTTGCAAT GGTGACTCAGGAGGCCCCCTCCTCTGTGATGGTGTGCTTCAAGGCATCACGTCCTGGAGCTCTGTCCCATGTGGCGAAACCAATAGGCCAGCTATCTACACCAAACTTATTAAGTTCACCTCCTGGATAAAAGAAGTTATGAAGGAAAACTCCTGA